A stretch of Schistocerca cancellata isolate TAMUIC-IGC-003103 chromosome 3, iqSchCanc2.1, whole genome shotgun sequence DNA encodes these proteins:
- the LOC126175270 gene encoding uncharacterized protein LOC126175270 isoform X1, whose protein sequence is MNTLDMPMSYVPALDEQDAVGKDAGMETLPVDLMALIDDCSADWANDDSEDLLAALGGESFEQALEEGVTLLDGGCGLIEEDVMDFVAEEIAAAACADVETEAQPAETAAQPAETADGASSQPTTPRKHVDPLLNPAFLSPFSLCSIKYADKAACHPGENIWKKFEFPTEVPRDENQLVDLKEYAKKFQKGIPHIDWDAELAYYEPAAEKSSKRKGVKEERDIMWSLPQCDLAYRPLPMLTPAQLRRKLMEEDTRRRPCGADAAVAVTPDNSLLLANRSTTVPAASAMKSRPMRSLLNTKQQQQHVVKTSSRSLLLPTARTKVQAAAGAAATHAVVKQKAPATTTCDPVPPAETSVEIKASRFTGPEGEPLTSSRPETPQSITESEDEAPVFRHNTIDTIFTSSMCDPSSSTVYLTPSDSSGSPKSTIGDEDDDDDEDEEEEEEEEEEDYEHQNLRSPPESVIREERPARTVLPYISDHSYHLSKSNVRIDGLGVQTPSDSGRPLQSEDEWDNDLYNRTSGYASSDSEEEIDVVSVGGDKGTARLPNNPSARDRRQIQMKVATAIHRQSRHDAADSPPASRKRQAVPTTGRSSSSVKRARNATAPLVLGRGKGKGKAFGAGRGRRRANADEEPDPCEKRSMHNSMERQRRIDLRNLVERLRTVVPATENNKRAAKVVILREAAKFCDEMTATVDSQEAELRALRSKQTGLQRKLSSLRTELAVIRMRDEQGSCFGNDYFTVEEIKPEPVEVDEDYREYCGF, encoded by the exons ATGAACACCTTGGATATGCCCATGAGCTACGTGCCCGCGCTGGACGAGCAGGACGCTGTCGGCAAG GATGCGGGAATGGAGACCCTGCCGGTGGATCTGATGGCTCTGATTGACGACTGTTCCGCCGACTGGGCGAACGATGATAGTGAAGACCTACTCGCAGCACTGGGAGGCGAATCTTTCGAGCAGGCGTTGGAGGAGGGAGTGACACTGCTGGATGGCGGCTGCGGCCTGATCGAGGAGGACGTGATGGATTTCGTGGCCGAAGAGATAGCGGCGGCTGCGTGCGCGGATGTCGAGACGGAAGCTCAGCCGGCCGAGACGGCAGCTCAGCCGGCCGAGACGGCTGACGGCGCGTCATCCCAGCCCACGACGCCTCGCAAGCACGTCGATCCGCTCTTGAATCCGGCCTTCTTGTCTCCGTTCTCGTTATGTTCCATAAAGTACGCAGATAAGGCGGCCTGCCACCCGGGCGAAAACATTTGGAAGAAGTTCGAGTTCCCCACGGAAGTACCGAGGGATGAGAATCAACTGGTGGACTTGAAGGAATACGCCAAGAAGTTTCAGAAGGGCATCCCGCATATAGATTGGGACGCTGAACTGGCGTACTACGAGCCCGCGGCAGAGAAGTCGTCGAAGCGGAAGGGCGTCAAAGAAGAGCGCGATATTATGTGGAGTCTGCCGCAGTGCGACTTGGCTTACCGTCCGTTGCCGATGCTGACCCCGGCCCAGCTGCGGCGGAAGCTGATGGAAGAGGACACTCGGAGGAGGCCCTGCGGCGCCGACGCCGCCGTGGCTGTCACCCCTGACAACAGCCTGCTGCTGGCCAACCGATCCACCACTGTGCCGGCCGCGTCCGCCATGAAGTCTCGGCCGATGCGCAGCCTCCTCAACAccaagcagcaacagcagcacgtCGTCAAGACCAGCTCTCGAAGCCTGTTGCTGCCCACTGCGAGAACGAAGGTCCAGGCGGCGGCAGGTGCCGCAGCAACGCATGCTGTTGTCAAACAGAAGGCTCCGGCGACGACGACCTGCGATCCGGTTCCACCTGCGGAGACGTCAGTTGAGATCAAGGCAAGTCGATTCACAGGTCCGGAGGGCGAGCCCCTTACATCGAGCCGTCCGGAGACCCCGCAGTCTATAACAGAGTCCGAAGACGAAGCACCTGTCTTCCGGCACAATACTATAGACACGATATTCACCTCGTCTATGTGCGACCCGTCTTCGTCGACAGTTTACCTGACACCGAGCGATTCCAGTGGCAGTCCGAAGTCTACAATCGGcgatgaagacgatgatgatgacgaggacgaagaggaggaggaggaggaagaggaagaagattaCGAACATCAGAACTTGAGATCTCCGCCGGAATCTGTGATTAGGGAGGAGAGACCTGCACGGACAGTTTTGCCCTACATTAGTGATCACAGTTACCATCTCAGCAAGAGCAACGTGCGGATAGACGGCCTCGGCGTGCAGACTCCTTCGGATTCTG GACGTCCATTACAATCGGAAGATGAGTGGGATAACGATTTGTATAACCGAACCTCAGGCTACGCGAGTTCGGATTCTG AGGAGGAGATCGACGTGGTGTCGGTGGGCGGCGACAAGGGGACCGCGCGCCTTCCCAACAACCCGAGCGCGCGCGACCGGCGCCAGATCCAGATGAAGGTGGCCACGGCTATCCACCGCCAGAGCCGCCACGACGCGGCGGACTCTCCCCCGGCCTCCAGGAAGCGGCAGGCGGTGCCGACGACCGGCAGGAGCAGCAGCTCCGTGAAGCGCGCGCGCAACGCGACGGCGCCGCTGGTGCTGGGCCGCGGCAAGGGCAAGGGGAAGGCGTTCGGCGCCGGCAGGGGCCGCCGGAGGGCCAACGCGGACGAGGAGCCCGACCCGTGCGAGAAGCGCTCCATGCACAACAGCATGGAGCGCCAGCGCCGCATAGACCTGCGCAACCTGGTGGAGCGCCTGCGCACCGTCGTGCCCGCCACCGAGAACAACAAGCGCGCCGCCAAGGTGGTCATCCTGCGCGAGGCGGCCAAGTTCTGCGACGAGATGACGGCTACAGTCGACAGCCAGGAGGCGGAGCTGCGCGCTCTGCGCTCCAAGCAGACCGGCCTGCAGCGGAAGCTGTCGTCGCTGCGGACCGAGCTGGCCGTCATCAGGATGCGGGACGAGCAGGGCAGCTGCTTCGGCAACGACTACTTCACTGTCGAGGAGATAAAACCCGAGCCTGTAGAAGTGGACGAAGACTACCGGGAGTACTGCGGGTTTTAA
- the LOC126175270 gene encoding uncharacterized protein LOC126175270 isoform X2: protein MNTLDMPMSYVPALDEQDAVGKDAGMETLPVDLMALIDDCSADWANDDSEDLLAALGGESFEQALEEGVTLLDGGCGLIEEDVMDFVAEEIAAAACADVETEAQPAETAAQPAETADGASSQPTTPRKHVDPLLNPAFLSPFSLCSIKYADKAACHPGENIWKKFEFPTEVPRDENQLVDLKEYAKKFQKGIPHIDWDAELAYYEPAAEKSSKRKGVKEERDIMWSLPQCDLAYRPLPMLTPAQLRRKLMEEDTRRRPCGADAAVAVTPDNSLLLANRSTTVPAASAMKSRPMRSLLNTKQQQQHVVKTSSRSLLLPTARTKVQAAAGAAATHAVVKQKAPATTTCDPVPPAETSVEIKASRFTGPEGEPLTSSRPETPQSITESEDEAPVFRHNTIDTIFTSSMCDPSSSTVYLTPSDSSGSPKSTIGDEDDDDDEDEEEEEEEEEEDYEHQNLRSPPESVIREERPARTVLPYISDHSYHLSKSNVRIDGLGVQTPSDSEEEIDVVSVGGDKGTARLPNNPSARDRRQIQMKVATAIHRQSRHDAADSPPASRKRQAVPTTGRSSSSVKRARNATAPLVLGRGKGKGKAFGAGRGRRRANADEEPDPCEKRSMHNSMERQRRIDLRNLVERLRTVVPATENNKRAAKVVILREAAKFCDEMTATVDSQEAELRALRSKQTGLQRKLSSLRTELAVIRMRDEQGSCFGNDYFTVEEIKPEPVEVDEDYREYCGF, encoded by the exons ATGAACACCTTGGATATGCCCATGAGCTACGTGCCCGCGCTGGACGAGCAGGACGCTGTCGGCAAG GATGCGGGAATGGAGACCCTGCCGGTGGATCTGATGGCTCTGATTGACGACTGTTCCGCCGACTGGGCGAACGATGATAGTGAAGACCTACTCGCAGCACTGGGAGGCGAATCTTTCGAGCAGGCGTTGGAGGAGGGAGTGACACTGCTGGATGGCGGCTGCGGCCTGATCGAGGAGGACGTGATGGATTTCGTGGCCGAAGAGATAGCGGCGGCTGCGTGCGCGGATGTCGAGACGGAAGCTCAGCCGGCCGAGACGGCAGCTCAGCCGGCCGAGACGGCTGACGGCGCGTCATCCCAGCCCACGACGCCTCGCAAGCACGTCGATCCGCTCTTGAATCCGGCCTTCTTGTCTCCGTTCTCGTTATGTTCCATAAAGTACGCAGATAAGGCGGCCTGCCACCCGGGCGAAAACATTTGGAAGAAGTTCGAGTTCCCCACGGAAGTACCGAGGGATGAGAATCAACTGGTGGACTTGAAGGAATACGCCAAGAAGTTTCAGAAGGGCATCCCGCATATAGATTGGGACGCTGAACTGGCGTACTACGAGCCCGCGGCAGAGAAGTCGTCGAAGCGGAAGGGCGTCAAAGAAGAGCGCGATATTATGTGGAGTCTGCCGCAGTGCGACTTGGCTTACCGTCCGTTGCCGATGCTGACCCCGGCCCAGCTGCGGCGGAAGCTGATGGAAGAGGACACTCGGAGGAGGCCCTGCGGCGCCGACGCCGCCGTGGCTGTCACCCCTGACAACAGCCTGCTGCTGGCCAACCGATCCACCACTGTGCCGGCCGCGTCCGCCATGAAGTCTCGGCCGATGCGCAGCCTCCTCAACAccaagcagcaacagcagcacgtCGTCAAGACCAGCTCTCGAAGCCTGTTGCTGCCCACTGCGAGAACGAAGGTCCAGGCGGCGGCAGGTGCCGCAGCAACGCATGCTGTTGTCAAACAGAAGGCTCCGGCGACGACGACCTGCGATCCGGTTCCACCTGCGGAGACGTCAGTTGAGATCAAGGCAAGTCGATTCACAGGTCCGGAGGGCGAGCCCCTTACATCGAGCCGTCCGGAGACCCCGCAGTCTATAACAGAGTCCGAAGACGAAGCACCTGTCTTCCGGCACAATACTATAGACACGATATTCACCTCGTCTATGTGCGACCCGTCTTCGTCGACAGTTTACCTGACACCGAGCGATTCCAGTGGCAGTCCGAAGTCTACAATCGGcgatgaagacgatgatgatgacgaggacgaagaggaggaggaggaggaagaggaagaagattaCGAACATCAGAACTTGAGATCTCCGCCGGAATCTGTGATTAGGGAGGAGAGACCTGCACGGACAGTTTTGCCCTACATTAGTGATCACAGTTACCATCTCAGCAAGAGCAACGTGCGGATAGACGGCCTCGGCGTGCAGACTCCTTCGGATTCTG AGGAGGAGATCGACGTGGTGTCGGTGGGCGGCGACAAGGGGACCGCGCGCCTTCCCAACAACCCGAGCGCGCGCGACCGGCGCCAGATCCAGATGAAGGTGGCCACGGCTATCCACCGCCAGAGCCGCCACGACGCGGCGGACTCTCCCCCGGCCTCCAGGAAGCGGCAGGCGGTGCCGACGACCGGCAGGAGCAGCAGCTCCGTGAAGCGCGCGCGCAACGCGACGGCGCCGCTGGTGCTGGGCCGCGGCAAGGGCAAGGGGAAGGCGTTCGGCGCCGGCAGGGGCCGCCGGAGGGCCAACGCGGACGAGGAGCCCGACCCGTGCGAGAAGCGCTCCATGCACAACAGCATGGAGCGCCAGCGCCGCATAGACCTGCGCAACCTGGTGGAGCGCCTGCGCACCGTCGTGCCCGCCACCGAGAACAACAAGCGCGCCGCCAAGGTGGTCATCCTGCGCGAGGCGGCCAAGTTCTGCGACGAGATGACGGCTACAGTCGACAGCCAGGAGGCGGAGCTGCGCGCTCTGCGCTCCAAGCAGACCGGCCTGCAGCGGAAGCTGTCGTCGCTGCGGACCGAGCTGGCCGTCATCAGGATGCGGGACGAGCAGGGCAGCTGCTTCGGCAACGACTACTTCACTGTCGAGGAGATAAAACCCGAGCCTGTAGAAGTGGACGAAGACTACCGGGAGTACTGCGGGTTTTAA